A single Polyodon spathula isolate WHYD16114869_AA chromosome 6, ASM1765450v1, whole genome shotgun sequence DNA region contains:
- the LOC121317345 gene encoding fos-related antigen 2-like isoform X2 has product MASIPPWIMYQDYSGNYDTSSRGSSASPAQPESFTSGDCTIGSPISSSSYQKYRLDMPGSSSAFIPTINAITTSQDLQWMVQPTVITSMTSPYARSHPYTVPGTSHPGPTAHNALARPGVIHSIGDTRSRRKRDEQLTPEEEEKRRIRRERNKLAAAKCRNRRRELTEQLQDETEMLEEEKAGLQKEIENLQKEKDKLEFMLVAHNPACKLPPDQRHSQTQQSAPLSLAVRSRQGSLIPVVVKQEPLDESDELARPSLDHSQRSVIKPIGLGGGMGLYFSEADSLNTPVVVTSTPATTPNASSLIFTYPSMLEQESPSSPSESCSKAHRQSGSSGDQSSDSLNSPTLLAL; this is encoded by the exons ATGGCAAG TATTCCCCCTTGGATCATGTACCAGGATTACTCCGGGAACTACGATACGTCCTCCCGAGGCAGCAGCGCGTCTCCGGCCCAGCCTGAGTCCTTCACCAGCGGCGACTGTACCATCGGCAGCCCCATCTCTTCCTCCAGCTACCAG AAGTACCGTCTTGACATGCCAGGCTCCAGCAGTGCCTTCATCCCCACCATCAATGCTATCACCACCAGTCAGGACCTGCAGTGGATGGTCCAGCCCACAGTCATCACATCCATGACCAGCCCATATGCCCGCTCTCACCCCTACACAGTGCCGGGCACCAGCCACCCCGGCCCCACTGCCCACAATGCCCTCGCCAGGCCGGGAGTCATCCATTCCATTGGGGACACGAGGAGCCGCCGCAAGAGAGACGAGCAG CTGAccccagaggaggaggagaagaggaggatCCGACGGGAACGGAACAAGCTGGCTGCCGCTAAGTGTCGCAACAGACGCAGGGAGCTGACTGAGCAGCTCCAGGAT GAGACAGAGATGCTGGAGGAGGAGAAGGCAGGTCTGCAGAAGGAGATCGAGAACCTACAGAAGGAGAAGGACAAGCTTGAGTTCATGCTAGTGGCGCATAACCCTGCGTGCAAGCTGCCTCCTGACCAGCGCCACTCCCAGACGCAGCAGTCAGCCCCCCTCTCCCTGGCAGTGCGGTCCCGACAGGGATCCCTAATCCCGGTGGTGGTGAAGCAGGAGCCCCTGGATGAGTCAGACGAGCTGGCCAGACCCTCGCTGGACCACTCGCAGCGCTCTGTCATCAAACCCATCGGCCTGGGAGGAGGGATGGGCTTGTACTTCTCTGAGGCAGACAGCCTCAACACTCCTGTCGTGGTGACATCGACCCCCGCGACCACCCCTAACGCATCCAGCCTCATCTTCACCTACCCCAGCATGTTGGAGCAAGAGAGCCCCTCCTCGCCTTCCGAGTCCTGCTCCAAGGCCCATCGCCAGAGCGGCAGCAGTGGAGATCAGTCATCAGACTCCTTGAACTCCCCCACCTTGCTCGCACTCTAA
- the LOC121317345 gene encoding fos-related antigen 2-like isoform X3 → MYQDYSGNYDTSSRGSSASPAQPESFTSGDCTIGSPISSSSYQKYRLDMPGSSSAFIPTINAITTSQDLQWMVQPTVITSMTSPYARSHPYTVPGTSHPGPTAHNALARPGVIHSIGDTRSRRKRDEQLTPEEEEKRRIRRERNKLAAAKCRNRRRELTEQLQDETEMLEEEKAGLQKEIENLQKEKDKLEFMLVAHNPACKLPPDQRHSQTQQSAPLSLAVRSRQGSLIPVVVKQEPLDESDELARPSLDHSQRSVIKPIGLGGGMGLYFSEADSLNTPVVVTSTPATTPNASSLIFTYPSMLEQESPSSPSESCSKAHRQSGSSGDQSSDSLNSPTLLAL, encoded by the exons ATGTACCAGGATTACTCCGGGAACTACGATACGTCCTCCCGAGGCAGCAGCGCGTCTCCGGCCCAGCCTGAGTCCTTCACCAGCGGCGACTGTACCATCGGCAGCCCCATCTCTTCCTCCAGCTACCAG AAGTACCGTCTTGACATGCCAGGCTCCAGCAGTGCCTTCATCCCCACCATCAATGCTATCACCACCAGTCAGGACCTGCAGTGGATGGTCCAGCCCACAGTCATCACATCCATGACCAGCCCATATGCCCGCTCTCACCCCTACACAGTGCCGGGCACCAGCCACCCCGGCCCCACTGCCCACAATGCCCTCGCCAGGCCGGGAGTCATCCATTCCATTGGGGACACGAGGAGCCGCCGCAAGAGAGACGAGCAG CTGAccccagaggaggaggagaagaggaggatCCGACGGGAACGGAACAAGCTGGCTGCCGCTAAGTGTCGCAACAGACGCAGGGAGCTGACTGAGCAGCTCCAGGAT GAGACAGAGATGCTGGAGGAGGAGAAGGCAGGTCTGCAGAAGGAGATCGAGAACCTACAGAAGGAGAAGGACAAGCTTGAGTTCATGCTAGTGGCGCATAACCCTGCGTGCAAGCTGCCTCCTGACCAGCGCCACTCCCAGACGCAGCAGTCAGCCCCCCTCTCCCTGGCAGTGCGGTCCCGACAGGGATCCCTAATCCCGGTGGTGGTGAAGCAGGAGCCCCTGGATGAGTCAGACGAGCTGGCCAGACCCTCGCTGGACCACTCGCAGCGCTCTGTCATCAAACCCATCGGCCTGGGAGGAGGGATGGGCTTGTACTTCTCTGAGGCAGACAGCCTCAACACTCCTGTCGTGGTGACATCGACCCCCGCGACCACCCCTAACGCATCCAGCCTCATCTTCACCTACCCCAGCATGTTGGAGCAAGAGAGCCCCTCCTCGCCTTCCGAGTCCTGCTCCAAGGCCCATCGCCAGAGCGGCAGCAGTGGAGATCAGTCATCAGACTCCTTGAACTCCCCCACCTTGCTCGCACTCTAA
- the LOC121317345 gene encoding fos-related antigen 2-like isoform X1 encodes MRSPLSHTITRAVFDKQSSPMETEGFDLSSSGYSRASRGYPSPGRWKRNIVLQNEKYRLDMPGSSSAFIPTINAITTSQDLQWMVQPTVITSMTSPYARSHPYTVPGTSHPGPTAHNALARPGVIHSIGDTRSRRKRDEQLTPEEEEKRRIRRERNKLAAAKCRNRRRELTEQLQDETEMLEEEKAGLQKEIENLQKEKDKLEFMLVAHNPACKLPPDQRHSQTQQSAPLSLAVRSRQGSLIPVVVKQEPLDESDELARPSLDHSQRSVIKPIGLGGGMGLYFSEADSLNTPVVVTSTPATTPNASSLIFTYPSMLEQESPSSPSESCSKAHRQSGSSGDQSSDSLNSPTLLAL; translated from the exons ATGAGGTCTCCCCTTTCCCACACAATCACTCGAGCGGTTTTCGATAAACAGTCCAGTCCAATGGAAACTGAGGGCTTTGATTTATCGAGCTCTGGTTATTCCAGGGCTTCCAGAGGTTACCCCAGTCCCGGCAGGTGGAAACGAAATATTGTTCTACAAAACGAG AAGTACCGTCTTGACATGCCAGGCTCCAGCAGTGCCTTCATCCCCACCATCAATGCTATCACCACCAGTCAGGACCTGCAGTGGATGGTCCAGCCCACAGTCATCACATCCATGACCAGCCCATATGCCCGCTCTCACCCCTACACAGTGCCGGGCACCAGCCACCCCGGCCCCACTGCCCACAATGCCCTCGCCAGGCCGGGAGTCATCCATTCCATTGGGGACACGAGGAGCCGCCGCAAGAGAGACGAGCAG CTGAccccagaggaggaggagaagaggaggatCCGACGGGAACGGAACAAGCTGGCTGCCGCTAAGTGTCGCAACAGACGCAGGGAGCTGACTGAGCAGCTCCAGGAT GAGACAGAGATGCTGGAGGAGGAGAAGGCAGGTCTGCAGAAGGAGATCGAGAACCTACAGAAGGAGAAGGACAAGCTTGAGTTCATGCTAGTGGCGCATAACCCTGCGTGCAAGCTGCCTCCTGACCAGCGCCACTCCCAGACGCAGCAGTCAGCCCCCCTCTCCCTGGCAGTGCGGTCCCGACAGGGATCCCTAATCCCGGTGGTGGTGAAGCAGGAGCCCCTGGATGAGTCAGACGAGCTGGCCAGACCCTCGCTGGACCACTCGCAGCGCTCTGTCATCAAACCCATCGGCCTGGGAGGAGGGATGGGCTTGTACTTCTCTGAGGCAGACAGCCTCAACACTCCTGTCGTGGTGACATCGACCCCCGCGACCACCCCTAACGCATCCAGCCTCATCTTCACCTACCCCAGCATGTTGGAGCAAGAGAGCCCCTCCTCGCCTTCCGAGTCCTGCTCCAAGGCCCATCGCCAGAGCGGCAGCAGTGGAGATCAGTCATCAGACTCCTTGAACTCCCCCACCTTGCTCGCACTCTAA
- the LOC121317345 gene encoding fos-related antigen 2-like isoform X4 — translation MPGSSSAFIPTINAITTSQDLQWMVQPTVITSMTSPYARSHPYTVPGTSHPGPTAHNALARPGVIHSIGDTRSRRKRDEQLTPEEEEKRRIRRERNKLAAAKCRNRRRELTEQLQDETEMLEEEKAGLQKEIENLQKEKDKLEFMLVAHNPACKLPPDQRHSQTQQSAPLSLAVRSRQGSLIPVVVKQEPLDESDELARPSLDHSQRSVIKPIGLGGGMGLYFSEADSLNTPVVVTSTPATTPNASSLIFTYPSMLEQESPSSPSESCSKAHRQSGSSGDQSSDSLNSPTLLAL, via the exons ATGCCAGGCTCCAGCAGTGCCTTCATCCCCACCATCAATGCTATCACCACCAGTCAGGACCTGCAGTGGATGGTCCAGCCCACAGTCATCACATCCATGACCAGCCCATATGCCCGCTCTCACCCCTACACAGTGCCGGGCACCAGCCACCCCGGCCCCACTGCCCACAATGCCCTCGCCAGGCCGGGAGTCATCCATTCCATTGGGGACACGAGGAGCCGCCGCAAGAGAGACGAGCAG CTGAccccagaggaggaggagaagaggaggatCCGACGGGAACGGAACAAGCTGGCTGCCGCTAAGTGTCGCAACAGACGCAGGGAGCTGACTGAGCAGCTCCAGGAT GAGACAGAGATGCTGGAGGAGGAGAAGGCAGGTCTGCAGAAGGAGATCGAGAACCTACAGAAGGAGAAGGACAAGCTTGAGTTCATGCTAGTGGCGCATAACCCTGCGTGCAAGCTGCCTCCTGACCAGCGCCACTCCCAGACGCAGCAGTCAGCCCCCCTCTCCCTGGCAGTGCGGTCCCGACAGGGATCCCTAATCCCGGTGGTGGTGAAGCAGGAGCCCCTGGATGAGTCAGACGAGCTGGCCAGACCCTCGCTGGACCACTCGCAGCGCTCTGTCATCAAACCCATCGGCCTGGGAGGAGGGATGGGCTTGTACTTCTCTGAGGCAGACAGCCTCAACACTCCTGTCGTGGTGACATCGACCCCCGCGACCACCCCTAACGCATCCAGCCTCATCTTCACCTACCCCAGCATGTTGGAGCAAGAGAGCCCCTCCTCGCCTTCCGAGTCCTGCTCCAAGGCCCATCGCCAGAGCGGCAGCAGTGGAGATCAGTCATCAGACTCCTTGAACTCCCCCACCTTGCTCGCACTCTAA